One window from the genome of Streptococcus halotolerans encodes:
- a CDS encoding tyrosine-type recombinase/integrase, with the protein MKIREYKTKSGATAYRATVYLGIDVLTGKTVTTSISARTKREIKAKEKAKLKEWLESGCTKKKKNSVKTFNELVESWKLSVYPSYKYHTKVTFDNQLKYYILPAYGDIKLEKLTRFSIQETVNTWADNYNNNKGKPYKLYDSLFNLIHTILGYGVSVGFLENNPANDIIVPKRKKDKPKRKHFEPNEVKTFIVYLDQLDDTDFRTLTNKVLFSLLLASGCRIGEALALEWSDVDFDNKTISISKTLQHNLKTAPTKTKAGTRIITLDNDTMRLLNNYQKHQRLNGIMTGIVFSSRRGYKTSSSFGHYLKKYLADCGLPVLGFHAFRHTHASLMMNADMQPKELQYRLGHSNIATTLDIYSHLSKEKEKESATIFQNALNSL; encoded by the coding sequence ATGAAAATAAGAGAGTATAAAACAAAGAGTGGGGCAACTGCCTACCGTGCTACTGTTTACTTGGGTATTGATGTCTTAACTGGTAAAACTGTAACGACCTCTATCAGTGCTAGGACTAAACGGGAAATAAAGGCAAAAGAAAAAGCCAAACTAAAAGAATGGCTTGAATCTGGTTGCACTAAAAAGAAAAAAAATAGTGTAAAAACGTTCAATGAGCTTGTTGAAAGTTGGAAGCTTTCAGTATATCCAAGCTATAAATATCATACCAAGGTGACGTTTGATAATCAACTAAAATACTATATTCTTCCAGCGTATGGGGATATTAAACTTGAAAAACTCACGCGGTTTTCTATTCAAGAAACAGTAAATACTTGGGCAGATAATTATAACAATAATAAAGGGAAACCTTATAAACTTTATGACTCTCTATTCAACCTAATACATACTATTTTGGGCTATGGGGTATCTGTAGGCTTTTTAGAGAATAATCCTGCCAATGATATTATTGTACCTAAACGGAAGAAAGATAAGCCAAAGCGCAAACATTTTGAACCTAACGAAGTAAAGACTTTTATAGTTTACTTGGATCAATTAGACGACACTGATTTCAGAACGCTAACTAATAAGGTACTGTTTTCCCTATTACTAGCTAGCGGTTGCCGTATCGGTGAAGCTTTAGCCTTAGAATGGTCTGACGTTGACTTTGATAATAAAACTATTAGCATATCAAAAACATTACAGCATAATTTAAAAACTGCTCCTACAAAAACAAAAGCGGGTACCCGTATCATTACGCTAGATAACGATACTATGAGGCTTTTAAATAACTACCAAAAGCACCAAAGATTGAACGGTATTATGACGGGCATTGTTTTTTCAAGTCGAAGAGGCTATAAAACGTCATCATCTTTTGGGCATTACCTAAAGAAATATCTCGCCGATTGTGGTTTACCTGTTCTAGGCTTTCACGCTTTTCGTCATACTCATGCAAGTTTGATGATGAATGCGGATATGCAACCGAAGGAATTACAATACAGATTAGGTCATAGTAATATAGCAACTACCCTAGATATATATAGCCATTTATCAAAAGAGAAAGAAAAAGAGTCAGCGACCATCTTCCAAAATGCGCTAAACTCTCTCTAA
- a CDS encoding LexA family transcriptional regulator — MSTPSFKNFIFFVLCLFLCYNQFANKTKKEVRQMAKDSPQDLKNREYFSNNLNRIMREKGIRQIDLHNALNIPKSTLTGYVKGRSMPTFGNIQKIADYLNIKKSELDPRFSDTQADYLKSTHFSTTQKITDTVIKLNNDRQLTVLDIAKHQLKEQIAEENTLDEPFTPYDVRARTQLAAGIGYSYDDNDIKTIQVEKEPPRHDLASLVNGDSMLPDYENGDVVYLKDTGFSSYSGQVCAVVVNDKTYLKKVYTEDDCLRLVSINPNYDDIIVDFPPSEDTHIKIYAVIGSDKVIDH; from the coding sequence ATGTCAACACCAAGCTTTAAAAATTTTATTTTTTTCGTACTTTGTCTTTTTTTGTGCTATAATCAATTTGCAAATAAAACGAAAAAAGAGGTGAGACAAATGGCAAAAGATAGCCCTCAGGATCTTAAAAATAGGGAATATTTCTCGAACAATCTTAATAGGATTATGAGAGAAAAAGGTATCAGGCAAATTGATTTACACAATGCTTTAAATATTCCTAAAAGTACCCTTACCGGTTATGTTAAAGGTCGCTCAATGCCAACATTTGGAAATATCCAAAAGATTGCGGATTATTTAAATATAAAAAAATCAGAACTTGATCCAAGATTTTCCGATACTCAAGCCGACTATCTAAAAAGTACCCACTTTTCTACTACTCAAAAAATAACAGATACTGTTATTAAGCTTAATAATGATAGACAGCTTACCGTTCTGGATATAGCCAAGCACCAGCTAAAAGAACAAATAGCCGAAGAAAACACGCTAGACGAACCGTTCACCCCCTATGATGTAAGAGCAAGAACCCAACTAGCTGCGGGTATTGGCTATTCTTACGATGATAACGATATAAAAACAATACAAGTTGAAAAAGAACCACCTCGCCATGATCTTGCTAGTCTCGTCAATGGTGATAGCATGCTACCTGATTATGAAAACGGTGATGTTGTCTATCTGAAAGATACTGGCTTTTCTAGTTATTCAGGTCAAGTATGCGCTGTTGTGGTAAATGATAAAACATACTTGAAAAAAGTCTATACAGAAGACGACTGCTTGCGATTGGTTTCTATCAATCCAAATTACGATGATATTATCGTTGACTTCCCACCATCGGAAGATACTCACATCAAAATCTATGCTGTCATAGGATCTGATAAGGTCATAGATCACTAA
- a CDS encoding Rha family transcriptional regulator encodes MNLVYLDGKKEPYTTHDIIAEHAEIDNISVRKLIDKHREDLEAFGVLSFEIHKPDKGSVGGRPRKVYRLNEQQATLLVTYLDNTKPVRAFKQNLVKAFFEMRDELTKFQLQRELEKPKRRALHEAIETWTEAPKHAHSTVTNLLLKTVTGFNAKQLKTVRGGNNGVDTLTSQELENYQSFEDMAIAMIDLGFTYGEIKTMINKGKEKTHQ; translated from the coding sequence ATGAATTTAGTTTACTTAGATGGTAAGAAAGAACCGTACACGACACACGACATTATAGCTGAACATGCTGAAATCGATAATATTTCAGTAAGAAAGCTAATTGATAAACATAGAGAAGATTTAGAAGCCTTTGGGGTTTTGTCATTTGAAATCCATAAACCTGATAAAGGTTCTGTAGGTGGGCGACCTAGAAAAGTTTATCGCTTAAATGAACAACAAGCGACTTTGTTAGTTACTTACCTAGACAATACCAAACCAGTCAGAGCGTTTAAGCAGAACCTAGTCAAAGCGTTCTTTGAAATGCGTGATGAACTCACTAAGTTTCAATTACAACGTGAGTTAGAAAAGCCCAAGCGTAGGGCGTTGCATGAAGCCATTGAAACATGGACGGAAGCCCCAAAACACGCGCATTCAACGGTAACTAACTTATTACTGAAGACAGTAACAGGATTTAACGCCAAGCAATTAAAGACGGTTAGAGGTGGTAACAACGGTGTTGACACACTGACTAGTCAAGAGTTAGAAAATTACCAATCATTTGAAGATATGGCTATTGCAATGATTGACCTAGGCTTTACCTATGGTGAAATCAAAACCATGATCAACAAAGGCAAAGAAAAAACGCACCAGTAA
- a CDS encoding helix-turn-helix domain-containing protein — translation MTQWTLKACRVNAGYTLRQVAKKVGKNFQTISKYEKDSTTIPYELLKELSVLYQVKLDDIFLGDSTKKIELSKQNS, via the coding sequence ATGACACAATGGACACTGAAGGCGTGTCGAGTGAATGCAGGTTATACTTTGCGACAAGTAGCTAAAAAGGTAGGGAAGAACTTTCAAACTATCTCGAAGTACGAAAAAGATAGCACTACAATCCCTTATGAATTGCTGAAAGAATTGTCGGTATTATATCAAGTTAAACTTGATGATATTTTTTTGGGCGATAGTACGAAAAAAATAGAACTGTCAAAACAGAATAGCTAA